In the Gossypium raimondii isolate GPD5lz chromosome 9, ASM2569854v1, whole genome shotgun sequence genome, one interval contains:
- the LOC105799663 gene encoding kinesin-like protein KIN-5C, producing the protein MSGRHEKEKGVNVQVLLRCRPFSEEELRNNAPQVVKCNEYQREVAVSQNIAGKHFDRVFTFDKVFGPSAQQKDLYEQAVVPIVNEVLEGFNCTIFAYGQTGTGKTYTMEGECKRAKTGPNGELPAEAGVIPRAVQQIFDTLEGQNAEYSVKVTFLELYNEEITDLLAPEEISKVALEDKQKKQLPLMEDGKGGVLVRGLEEEIVTSASEIFTLLERGSAKRRTAETLLNKQSSRSHSLFSITIHIKEATPEGEELIKCGKLNLVDLAGSENISRSGARDGRAREAGEINKSLLTLGRVINALVEHLGHIPYRDSKLTRLLRDSLGGRTKTCIIATVSPAVHCLEETLSTLDYAHRAKNIKNKPEVNQKMMKSTLIKDLYGEIERLKGEVYAAREKNGVYIPKERYYQEESERKAMAEQIEQMGVLLETHQKQLQELQDKYVAQVRQCSDLTGKLEMTEKNLNETVKLLANSEEELKKCRYELEEKEFIICEQKKAENALAHQACVLRSDLEKALKDNASLFLKIGREDKLNSDNRVVVNNFQVELAQKIGSLCNLVASSVSQQNEHLQSVEKLCCCFTDIHDKAILEMKKKVTAARALHVSHIEAIQNVVRLHKASSNATLDEVSTLASSNAHSIDEFLSSEASKAASMFDDLRGTLATHQGEMAIFAKELRQRFHVSIEQTKEISDYTSGILDKLSEETMRVENHAVEADEIQMKSIASFQKAYEEQSKFDAEKLIADMTNLVYSHVRRQKELVDARLVDIKDSAVANKTFLDGHVSSIEGITTDAKRKWQAFSMQAENDAKDAADYSAAKHCRIEELLQHCASTAESAIKHGKCTQESVNEMGRKNVSDMVSLIRSASDANEQHDAEIDSARVAAEQDGLKNTDDTLQYIDSMSEQELGITRGIVDSIKAHSKSLETFQDGHSSQASSIKHRAEETFQLRYMDYEPSGTTPIRNDQDVPSKGTIESLRAMPMETLVEEFRENNSYESFEPKELKPSLIPRSPLTQIN; encoded by the exons ATGTCCGGTCGCCACGAAAAAGAGAAAGGCGTCAACGTGCAAGTCCTCCTTCGTTGCAG GCCGTTTAGCGAAGAGGAGTTACGGAATAATGCGCCGCAAGTGGTGAAGTGTAATGAGTACCAACGAGAAGTCGCCGTTTCTCAGAACATCGCCGGAAAACATTTTGATAGAGTTTTCACTTTCGATAAG GTATTTGGGCCATCAGCACAACAAAAAGATCTATATGAGCAAGCAGTGGTTCCAATTGTAAATGAAGTTTTAGAAGGTTTTAACTGTACTATTTTTGCCTATGGTCAAACTGGTACTGGGAAAACTTACACCATGGAAGGTGAATGCAAAAGAGCGAAG ACGGGTCCTAATGGCGAATTGCCAGCGGAGGCAGGGGTCATTCCAAGAGCAGTTCAACAGATTTTTGATACACTGGAGGGTCAGAATGCGGAATACAGTGTGAAAGTCACTTTTTTGGAGCTGTATAATGAAGAGATTACTGATTTACTTGCGCCTGAAGAAATTTCCAAAGTTGCTTTGGAGGACAAACAGAAGAAGCAGTTGCCATTGATGGAAGATGGCAAAGGGGGAGTTCTTGTGAGAGGGCTAGAAGAAGAAATTGTTACAAGTGCTAGTGAGATATTTACTTTGCTTGAAAGAGGGTCTGCTAAGCGCAGAACTGCTGAGACTTTGTTGAATAAGCAATCAAG TCGGTCGCATTCTCTATTTTCTATTACAATTCATATTAAGGAAGCTACGCCCGAAGGTGAAGAGCTTATAAAGTGTGGGAAGCTGAATTTGGTTGATTTAGCAGGATCAGAAAATATATCTCGTTCTGGTGCTAGGGAT GGTCGTGCAAGAGAAGCCGgtgaaattaataaaagtttacTTACTTTAGGACGAGTTATAAATGCCCTTGTGGAACATCTTGGGCATATTCCGTACAG GGATAGCAAGCTTACTCGATTACTTCGTGATTCACTCGGGGGACGGACAAAGACTTGCATTATAGCTACAGTTTCTCCTGCTGTCCATTGTCTTGAGGAGACCTTGAGTACACTGGATTATGCACACAGggcaaaaaatataaaaaataaacctgAG GTTAAtcaaaaaatgatgaaatcaacTCTTATAAAGGACCTCTATGGTGAAATTGAACGCCTAAAGGGAG AGGTGTATGCTGCTCGTGAAAAAAATGGTGTTTATATTCCAAAAGAGCGGTATTACCAAGAGGAAAGTGAAAGAAAG GCAATGGCTGAACAAATTGAACAAATGGGGGTCCTTCTAGAAACACATCAGAAG CAACTTCAGGAATTGCAAGATAAATATGTTGCCCAAGTTCGACAATGCTCTGATTTGACTGGCAAACTTGAGATGACTGAG AAAAACTTGAACGAAACCGTCAAATTGCTCGCCAACTCTGAAGAAGAATTGAAGAAGTGTCGCTATGAGTTGGAGGAGAAAGAGTTTATTATATGTGAACAAAAAAAAGCAG aaaatgctCTAGCACATCAAGCCTGTGTGCTAAGGTCTGACTTGGAGAAAGCTCTTAAGGATAATGCTTCCTTGTTCCTAAAAATTG GAAGAGAAGACAAACTGAACTCTGATAATAGAGTAGTGGTTAACAACTTCCAAGTAGAACTAGCCCAAAAAATTGGTTCTCTTTGCAACCTGGTGGCCTCATCAGTGTCTCAGCAAAATGAGCACCTTCAGAGTGTTGAGAAACTCTGTTGCTGTTTTACAGACATACATGATAAG GCAATCttggaaatgaagaaaaaggtGACTGCTGCAAGGGCTTTGCATGTTTCCCACATAGAGGCAATCCAAAATGTTGTGCGTTTGCACAAAGCTAGCTCCAATGCTACCTTAGATGAAGTTTCAACTCTGGCTTCTTCAAATGCACATTCCATAGATGAG TTCCTTTCATCTGAGGCTAGTAAAGCAGCTTCAATGTTTGATGATCTTCGGGGTACACTTGCAACTCACCAGGGAGAAATGGCTATTTTTGCAAAGGAACTACGTCAG AGGTTTCATGTTAGCATTGAGCAAACAAAGGAAATTTCTGATTATACCAGTGGAATTCTGGATAAGCTTTCGGAAGAGACTATGAGGGTTGAGAATCATGCTGTGGAAGCTGATGAAATTCAAATGAAGAGTATTGCTAGCTTCCAGAAGGCTTATGAG GAGCAATCGAAGTTTGATGCAGAGAAGCTTATTGCCGATATGACAAATCTTGTTTATAGCCATGTTCGTCGGCAAAAAGAGCTG GTGGATGCAAGGCTCGTAGATATCAAAGACAGTGCTGTCGCAAACAAAACATTTTTAGATGGACATGTTTCCTCCATTGAGGGCATTACAACAGATGCAAAACGCAAATGGCAAGCATTTTCCATGCAAGCAGAAAATGATGCTAAGGACGCTGCTGATTACTCAGCTGCCAAACATTGTCGTATCGAGGAACTCCTACAGCATTG TGCGTCTACTGCTGAATCTGCAATCAAGCACGGCAAGTGTACTCAGGAATCTGTGAATGAGATGGGTAGAAAAAATGTTTCAGATATGGTATCACTTATCAG GAGCGCTTCTGATGCAAATGAGCAGCATGATGCTGAGATTGATAGTGCCCGCGTTGCAGCTGAGCAAGATGGCTTGAAGAATACTGATGATACCCTTCAGTACATTGATA GTATGTCAGAGCAAGAACTAGGAATTACACGCGGAATTGTGGACTCCATTAAAGCTCATAGCAAAAGCCTTGAAACATTCCAGGATGGCCATTCAAGTCAAGCTTCATCAATCAAGCATAGAGCAGAAGAAACATTCCAGCTAAGATATATG GATTATGAGCCAAGTGGGACGACTCCAATACGAAATGATCAAGATGTTCCAAGCAAAGGGACCATTGAATCACTACGAGCCATGCCAATGGAAACTTTAGTTGAAGAATTTCGTGAAAACAATTCATATGAATCATTTGAGCCAAAGGAATTAAAGCCATCGTTAATACCACGGTCACCACTTACTCAAATCAATTAG